The Sphingobium aromaticiconvertens genome has a segment encoding these proteins:
- a CDS encoding pitrilysin family protein gives MRSSPSAHRLLLSLAASSLALAAPVAHAATKPAPISSLVSAVDIPYQEFTLKNGLRVIVHTDRKAPVVAVSIWYHVGSRFEPAGKTGFAHLFEHLMFYGSENADGPFFGRLEDIGATDWNGTTWFDRTNYFETVPTGALDRALFLESDRMGHLLGAVTQTKLDAQRGVVQNEKRMGENEPYGLVEYAQLDALMPQGHPYRHSTIGSMADLNAASLADVQMWFKTHYGPNNAVLVLAGDIDVPTAKAKVERWFGAIPAGPAPVDVDASVPSLDKDVVKVMKDNVATVRLYRNWVVPGVNGADLPALDLAMSIFGGLSSSRLDTALVRNEKVAVGVKASIQPFEKLSLAEITVDVKPGVDPASVSQRLDQLLADYLAKGPTADEVKRAATRQVSGTISGLEQVGGFSGKAVTLAEGAVYSNDPGKYKKDLATYAAATPKAVGEAARKWLGRPVFRLTVEPGERSAADNALAGNATHRPAFFRDPAGPAPVAATPPAPTKIAEPPIEPVADLQFPKVEHATLKNGIPVLFAHRDAVPTVRVSVSFDAGNAADDKAKLGTGAMMTALLDEGTKTRNSLQIAEAQERLGASIAAGSSMDRTTVGLFALKPNLGASLDLLADIVQNPAFAPTEVERLRGQLLSRIASEKTQPMATAQRLLPPLLYGQAHPYGVPFTGSGDEKGVKAVTRDDLVAFHGAWVRPDNATIFAAGDTTLAQLLPALEKRFGTWRAPATAKGQKLFRMDRMARPARIVLVDKPQSPQSMILAGLLTSKSGTDNPVDLITANEVLGGSSTSRLTMDLRETKGWAYSAGTALPGVKETVPLFVYAPVQTDKTGESIIAARKDIKEFLTTKGVTAAERNQTINSQILSLPGSFETSSDLLAAMMRNTMLGRPDDYYAKLPDIYRAMTPAQLDAAARGAINPDRLIWVVIGDAKLVKPQLDAIGLPVEMGSLGE, from the coding sequence ATGCGTTCTTCTCCTTCCGCGCACCGGCTGCTGTTGTCGCTCGCCGCCTCTTCGCTGGCGCTGGCCGCGCCCGTTGCTCACGCCGCGACCAAACCCGCGCCGATCTCTAGCCTCGTGTCCGCCGTCGATATTCCCTATCAGGAGTTCACGCTGAAAAACGGGCTGCGGGTTATCGTTCACACCGACCGCAAGGCGCCGGTGGTGGCGGTGTCGATCTGGTATCATGTGGGGTCGCGTTTCGAGCCTGCGGGCAAGACCGGCTTTGCCCATCTGTTCGAGCATCTGATGTTCTACGGTTCGGAAAATGCCGATGGTCCTTTCTTCGGGCGGCTGGAGGATATTGGCGCGACGGACTGGAACGGGACGACCTGGTTTGACCGCACCAATTATTTTGAGACGGTGCCGACCGGCGCGCTCGACCGGGCGCTGTTCCTGGAATCCGACCGCATGGGCCATCTGCTGGGCGCGGTGACGCAGACCAAGCTGGATGCCCAGCGCGGCGTCGTCCAGAATGAAAAGCGTATGGGCGAAAATGAGCCTTATGGTCTGGTCGAATATGCCCAGCTCGATGCGCTGATGCCGCAGGGGCATCCCTATCGCCACTCGACCATCGGTTCGATGGCCGACCTCAACGCCGCCAGCCTTGCTGACGTGCAGATGTGGTTCAAGACCCATTATGGCCCCAACAATGCCGTGCTGGTGCTGGCGGGCGACATCGATGTGCCGACAGCCAAGGCGAAGGTGGAGCGCTGGTTTGGGGCAATCCCGGCCGGTCCAGCCCCGGTCGATGTCGATGCCAGCGTCCCCAGCCTCGACAAGGATGTGGTCAAGGTGATGAAGGACAATGTCGCCACCGTCCGCCTCTATCGCAACTGGGTGGTGCCCGGCGTCAACGGCGCGGACCTGCCTGCGCTGGACCTGGCCATGTCGATCTTTGGCGGCCTGTCCTCCTCCCGTCTCGACACCGCGCTGGTGCGCAATGAGAAGGTGGCGGTGGGCGTCAAGGCCAGCATTCAGCCGTTCGAGAAACTGAGCCTCGCAGAGATCACCGTGGATGTGAAGCCCGGTGTCGATCCGGCGAGTGTCAGCCAGAGGCTCGACCAGTTGCTCGCCGATTATCTGGCCAAGGGGCCGACCGCCGACGAGGTGAAACGCGCGGCGACGCGGCAGGTGTCGGGCACGATTTCCGGGCTGGAGCAGGTGGGCGGCTTTTCCGGCAAGGCGGTGACGCTGGCCGAGGGCGCGGTCTATTCCAATGATCCGGGCAAATATAAGAAGGATCTGGCCACTTACGCCGCCGCCACGCCAAAGGCAGTGGGTGAGGCCGCGCGCAAATGGCTGGGCCGTCCCGTCTTCCGCCTGACGGTGGAACCGGGCGAGCGGTCGGCGGCGGATAATGCGCTGGCCGGGAACGCGACCCATCGCCCCGCCTTCTTCCGTGATCCCGCCGGGCCTGCGCCAGTTGCGGCAACCCCGCCCGCCCCAACGAAAATTGCGGAGCCGCCGATCGAGCCGGTGGCCGACTTGCAATTTCCCAAGGTCGAACATGCGACGTTGAAGAATGGCATCCCGGTTCTCTTCGCGCATCGCGATGCGGTGCCGACCGTTCGTGTTTCCGTGTCCTTCGACGCGGGCAATGCGGCGGATGACAAGGCGAAGCTGGGTACCGGCGCAATGATGACCGCGCTGCTGGACGAAGGGACCAAGACTCGCAACTCGCTCCAGATCGCCGAGGCGCAGGAGCGGCTGGGCGCGTCGATCGCGGCGGGCAGCAGCATGGACCGCACCACGGTGGGGCTGTTCGCGTTGAAACCCAATCTGGGCGCGTCGCTCGACCTGCTGGCCGACATCGTCCAGAACCCCGCCTTCGCGCCGACGGAGGTCGAACGGCTGCGCGGGCAGTTGCTTAGCCGCATCGCGTCGGAAAAGACCCAGCCGATGGCGACGGCGCAGCGTCTCCTGCCGCCGCTGCTCTATGGGCAGGCGCATCCCTATGGTGTGCCCTTCACCGGCTCCGGCGATGAAAAGGGCGTGAAGGCCGTTACCCGCGACGACCTTGTGGCGTTCCATGGTGCATGGGTCCGGCCCGACAATGCCACCATCTTCGCGGCGGGCGACACGACGTTGGCGCAGTTGCTGCCCGCGCTGGAAAAGCGCTTTGGTACGTGGCGTGCTCCCGCGACAGCCAAGGGCCAGAAGCTGTTCCGCATGGATCGCATGGCGCGGCCTGCGCGCATCGTGCTGGTGGACAAGCCGCAAAGTCCGCAGTCGATGATCCTGGCGGGCCTGTTGACCAGCAAGAGCGGCACGGACAATCCCGTCGACCTGATTACGGCCAACGAGGTGCTGGGCGGCAGTTCCACCTCGCGCCTCACCATGGACCTGCGGGAGACGAAGGGCTGGGCCTATTCGGCGGGGACCGCTCTGCCAGGGGTCAAGGAAACGGTGCCGCTGTTCGTCTATGCTCCGGTCCAGACCGACAAGACGGGTGAATCGATCATCGCCGCGCGCAAGGACATCAAGGAGTTTCTGACGACCAAGGGCGTGACCGCCGCCGAGCGGAACCAGACGATCAACAGCCAGATCCTCTCGCTGCCAGGCAGCTTTGAAACCTCATCCGATCTTCTGGCCGCGATGATGCGGAACACCATGCTTGGGCGACCCGATGATTATTATGCAAAATTGCCGGACATCTATCGGGCGATGACCCCGGCACAGCTTGACGCTGCGGCACGCGGGGCAATTAACCCCGACCGGCTGATCTGGGTGGTCATCGGCGACGCCAAACTGGTGAAACCCCAGCTTGACGCGATCGGCTTGCCGGTTGAGATGGGCTCCCTGGGCGAATGA
- the pal gene encoding peptidoglycan-associated lipoprotein Pal — protein MKLSRPLLMAVAVIALAACSKKPPQELPPAPGGTESGSTGPATPSGPVKGSQEDFVASVMSDRILFATDKYDVDAQDQPILQSQATWLQANPQVRVTIEGHADERGTRDYNIALGERRANSAKNYLASLGIDSSRITTVSYGKERPAALGSDESAWAQNRRAVTVTVQY, from the coding sequence ATGAAATTATCCCGCCCCCTGTTGATGGCCGTTGCGGTCATCGCACTCGCCGCCTGTTCGAAGAAGCCGCCGCAGGAACTGCCGCCTGCACCCGGCGGCACCGAAAGCGGATCGACCGGCCCGGCCACACCCAGCGGCCCGGTCAAGGGCAGTCAGGAAGATTTCGTTGCCTCCGTCATGTCGGATCGCATCCTTTTTGCCACCGACAAATATGATGTCGACGCACAGGACCAGCCGATCCTGCAGAGCCAGGCAACCTGGCTTCAGGCCAATCCGCAGGTTCGCGTGACCATTGAGGGCCATGCCGACGAACGCGGCACCCGCGATTATAATATTGCGCTGGGCGAACGCCGGGCCAATTCGGCCAAAAATTATCTGGCGTCGCTGGGTATCGATTCCAGCCGCATCACGACCGTCAGCTATGGCAAGGAACGCCCCGCCGCGCTTGGCTCCGACGAGTCCGCCTGGGCACAGAACCGCCGTGCGGTTACAGTGACGGTGCAATATTAA